A genome region from Yoonia vestfoldensis includes the following:
- a CDS encoding lytic transglycosylase domain-containing protein, producing the protein MTNQTLCRRALLLGAGAALAACARGGDAGVSRADTSAIPLHPNETPELRALINQYADIHDIPVTLLHRVIIRESTHNPAARNGPYYGLMQILPQTARSMGFSGEPRDLLDAETNLRYAGRYLRGAWLLSDGDEATAVRWYARGYYYEAKRRNMLVETGLRAPA; encoded by the coding sequence ATGACAAACCAAACCCTGTGCCGGCGCGCGCTTTTGCTGGGTGCAGGGGCAGCACTTGCCGCTTGCGCGCGCGGTGGCGATGCAGGTGTCAGCCGCGCTGATACCAGCGCTATCCCGCTACATCCCAATGAAACCCCCGAATTGCGCGCGCTGATCAATCAATATGCCGATATCCATGATATCCCGGTCACGCTGCTGCACCGGGTGATCATCCGCGAAAGCACGCATAACCCCGCCGCGCGCAACGGGCCTTATTACGGGCTGATGCAGATCCTGCCGCAGACGGCCCGCAGCATGGGGTTCAGCGGCGAGCCGCGCGATCTGCTGGATGCGGAAACCAACCTGCGCTATGCGGGCCGCTATCTGCGCGGCGCATGGCTGCTGTCGGATGGTGACGAGGCCACGGCCGTGCGCTGGTACGCCCGCGGCTATTATTACGAGGCGAAACGGCGCAATATGCTGGTCGAAACCGGCCTGCGCGCGCCCGCCTAA
- a CDS encoding DUF2147 domain-containing protein: protein MKHLILAAAAAFALAGGASAQDAAIGTWQTEVDDGAFAYITIAPCGTAVCGAIARTFNSEGEYDSPNLGRQIVIDMAPNGDGTYNGQVWRPSNDRIYVGKMDVAGDALRLRGCVAGGLICASQNWVRIE, encoded by the coding sequence ATGAAACACCTAATCCTGGCCGCCGCTGCGGCCTTTGCCTTGGCGGGGGGCGCCAGCGCGCAGGATGCCGCCATCGGCACCTGGCAGACCGAGGTCGATGATGGCGCTTTTGCCTATATCACCATCGCACCTTGCGGCACCGCCGTTTGCGGCGCGATTGCGCGCACCTTTAACAGCGAGGGCGAATACGATTCCCCCAACCTGGGCCGACAGATTGTCATTGATATGGCCCCGAATGGGGACGGGACCTATAATGGACAGGTCTGGCGTCCGTCGAATGACCGCATCTATGTGGGCAAGATGGATGTTGCGGGCGATGCCTTGCGGCTGCGCGGCTGCGTGGCGGGCGGGTTGATCTGCGCCAGCCAGAATTGGGTCCGGATCGAGTGA
- the hisH gene encoding imidazole glycerol phosphate synthase subunit HisH — protein sequence MTTALVDYDSGNLHSAQKAFERMAAEVGAGPIIVTGDPDVVARADRIVLPGDGAFPHCRSQLYAHSGLAEAITESVTRRAVPFFGICVGMQMLATTGHEHADTPGFGWIAGDIRRITPADPALKVPHMGWNDLVIDNPHPVLDGIATGEHAYFVHSYAMQVSNPAERLAHVDYGGDVTAIIGRDNIIGTQFHPEKSQHAGLRMIANFLRWRP from the coding sequence ATGACCACGGCTCTGGTCGATTACGACAGCGGCAACCTGCATTCGGCGCAAAAAGCATTCGAGCGGATGGCCGCAGAGGTCGGCGCAGGCCCGATCATCGTCACCGGCGATCCTGATGTCGTGGCGCGCGCCGACCGGATCGTGCTGCCCGGCGACGGCGCCTTTCCGCATTGCCGCAGCCAGCTTTATGCCCATTCCGGTCTGGCCGAGGCGATCACCGAGTCTGTCACCCGCCGCGCCGTGCCGTTCTTTGGCATTTGTGTGGGCATGCAGATGCTGGCAACCACCGGCCACGAACATGCCGATACCCCCGGTTTTGGCTGGATCGCGGGCGATATCCGCCGGATCACCCCCGCCGATCCCGCGCTGAAAGTGCCGCATATGGGCTGGAACGATCTGGTGATCGACAATCCCCATCCGGTGCTGGACGGTATCGCCACGGGCGAGCATGCCTATTTCGTCCATTCCTATGCGATGCAGGTCAGCAACCCCGCCGAACGGCTGGCCCATGTCGATTATGGCGGCGATGTGACCGCCATCATCGGGCGCGACAATATCATCGGCACGCAGTTCCACCCCGAGAAAAGCCAGCATGCGGGCCTGCGCATGATCGCCAATTTCCTGCGCTGGAGACCCTGA